In Populus nigra chromosome 1, ddPopNigr1.1, whole genome shotgun sequence, one genomic interval encodes:
- the LOC133674034 gene encoding probable serine/threonine-protein kinase PBL19, whose translation MKCFYIFKDKFKNKKGRANSSPEPGDQSKSNSLPLSRTAKSLPSPRGIPELYKEKEHNLRVFSFQELKEATNGFNRLLKIGEGGFGSVYKGTVRPASGQGDPIVVAIKKLNNHGLQGHKQWLAEVQFLGVVSHPNLVKLLGYCSVDSERGIQRLLVYEYMPNRSLEDHLFKRGPPTLSWRKRLEIILGAAEGLAYLHGGMEVQVIYRDFKSSNVLLDEDFKPKLSDFGLAREGPTGDRTHVSTAVVGTYGYAAPEYVETGHLTIHSDVWSFGVVLYEILTGRRTLERNRPVIEQKLLDWVKQFPVDSKRFSMIIDPRLINEYSFNAAKQIAKLADSCLNKNAKERPTMTQVVERLKQIIQDLEGESTSTNRNAESSQSSLSRRKQNKV comes from the exons ATGAAGTGTTTCTATATTTTCAAGGATAAATTTAAGAACAAGAAAGGACGAGCAAATTCATCCCCAGAACCGGGAGACCAAAGCAAATCAAATAGTTTACCTCTGAGTCGTACAGCGAAATCCTTACCATCTCCAAGAGGCATACCTGAATTGTACAAAGAGAAGGAGCACAATTTGCGAGTTTTCAGTTTTCAAGAGCTTAAAGAGGCTACAAATGGTTTTAACAGATTGCTTAAGATTGGAGAAGGTGGCTTTGGGAGTGTGTATAAGGGAACAGTCAGACCTGCCAGTGGTCAAGGCGATCCTATAGTGGTTGCCATTAAAAAGCTCAACAATCATGGCTTGCAG GGTCATAAACAATGGCTTGCAGAAGTTCAATTTCTTGGAGTTGTTAGTCACCCGAACCTAGTGAAACTTCTAGGTTACTGCTCTGTTGATAGTGAAAGAGGGATCCAACGGCTTCTGGTTTATGAATATATGCCCAACAGAAGCTTAGAAGATCATCTTTTCAAAAGAGGCCCACCCACTCTGTCATGGAGGAAAAGATTAGAGATAATCCTTGGTGCTGCTGAAGGATTGGCTTATTTGCATGGAGGAATGGAAGTCCAG GTTATTTATCGAGATTTTAAATCCTCGAATGTTCTTTTGGATGAGGACTTTAAACCGAAGCTCTCTGATTTCGGGCTTGCTAGAGAAGGACCAACGGGTGATCGAACTCATGTATCCACTGCG GTGGTTGGTACATATGGATATGCTGCTCCCGAATATGTTGAAACAGGCCATCTCACCATTCACAGTGATGTATGGAGCTTTGGCGTGGTTCTCTATGAAATCCTTACTGGCAGGCGAACGCTAGAAAGAAATCGCCCTGTAATAGAGCAGAAGCTTCTAGATTGGGTGAAACAATTTCCAGTTGACAGTAAAAGatttagcatgataattgatCCACGACTCATAAATGAGTACTCTTTCAATGCAGCAAAGCAAATTGCTAAGTTGGCAGATAGCTGCCTTAACAAGAACGCAAAAGAGCGACCAACAATGACTCAAGTGGTAGAGAGGTTGAAGCAAATAATACAAGATTTAGAAGGGGAGAGCACCTCTACAAATAGGAATGCTGAGTCGTCTCAATCTAGCTTGTCAAGGCGCAAACAGAACAAG GTATAA
- the LOC133674026 gene encoding beta-amylase 3, chloroplastic-like, translated as MTLALQSSTSFISLKDTRSPKNPDDFSGTICFAHIKPSCRLQAKNSMQEAQLSHDEILMTEGRKSRKGGELHAISGPRSSNDSKVPVFVMLPLDTITIGGNLNKPRAMNASLMALRSAGVEGVMVDAWWGLVEKDGPLKYNWEGYAELVQMVQKHGLKLQVVMSFHQCGGNVGDSCSIPLPPWVLEEMSKNPDLVYTDRSGRRNPEYISLGCDSLPILRGRTPIQVYSDYMRSFRKRFKDYLGDVIMEIQVGMGPCGELRYPAYPETNGTWRFPGIGEFQCYDKYMRASLEASAEALGKKDWGQGGPHDSGQYNHFPEETGFFRRDGTWNTEYGQFFLEWYSGKLLEHGEKILAAAEGIFQGTGAQLSGKVAGIHWHYRTRSHAAELTAGYYNTRHHDGYLPIARMFSKHGVVFNFTCMEMRDGEQPEHANCSPQGLVRQVKMATRTAGTELAGENALERYDAGAYTQVLATSRSESGNGLTAFTYLRMNKKLFEGDNWRQLVEFVKSMSEGGRNEKLSECDSHGTNLYIGFIKDKSVQKTKEAALA; from the exons atgacttTAGCACTGCAATCTTCAACTTCTTTTATCAGTCTAAAAGACACCAGAAGCCCTAAAAATCCGGATGATTTTTCTGGCACAATTTGCTTTGCGCATATCAAGCCATCATGCCGTCTTCAAGCAAAGAATTCAATGCAAGAAGCACAGCTTTCACACGATGAAATCTTGATGACAGAAGGAAGGAAAAGCAGGAAGGGGGGAGAACTACATGCAATATCAGGTCCTCGTAGTAGCAATGACTCTAAAGTGCCTGTGTTTGTGATGCTGCCACTTGACACAATAACAATTGGGGGGAACTTGAACAAGCCAAGAGCAATGAATGCTAGCTTGATGGCCTTGAGAAGTGCAGGAGTCGAAGGAGTAATGGTGGATGCTTGGTGGGGATTGGTGGAGAAAGATGGGCCTTTAAAATACAACTGGGAAGGGTATGCAGAGCTTGTGCAGATGGTGCAAAAGCATGGCCTGAAGCTTCAAGTAGTCATGTCCTTTCATCAGTGTGGAGGAAATGTTGGAGATTCTTGCAG CATTCCCCTGCCTCCATGGGTGCTTGAAGAGATGAGCAAAAACCCTGATCTTGTCTACACAGACAGATCAGGAAGGAGGAATCCTGAGTACATTTCCTTGGGCTGTGACTCGTTACCAATACTAAGAGGAAGGACACCCATACAGGTCTACAGTGATTACATGAGGAGCTTCCGCAAGAGATTCAAAGATTACCTAGGAGATGTTATTATG GAAATTCAAGTGGGGATGGGTCCATGTGGAGAGCTGAGATACCCAGCTTATCCAGAAACCAATGGCACATGGAGGTTTCCTGGAATTGGAGAATTCCAATGCTATGACAAG TACATGAGAGCTTCACTGGAAGCATCAGCTGAAGCACTTGGAAAGAAAGACTGGGGACAAGGAGGACCCCATGATTCCGGCCAGTATAATCATTTTCCTGAAGAAACTGGATTTTTCCGCAGGGATGGAACATGGAATACTGAATATGGACAGTTCTTCTTAGAATGGTACTCAGGGAAGCTACTAGAGCATGGCGAAAAAATCCTAGCAGCTGCAGAAGGAATATTTCAAGGAACTGGAGCACAACTATCGGGAAAGGTAGCAGGAATTCATTGGCATTACAGAACGAGGTCTCATGCAGCTGAACTAACTGCAGGATACTATAATACTAGACACCATGATGGGTACCTACCAATAGCACGGATGTTCAGTAAACATGGGGTTGTATTCAATTTCACCTGCATGGAAATGCGAGATGGAGAACAGCCAGAACATGCAAATTGTTCTCCACAAGGATTAGTGCGGCAAGTGAAGATGGCTACGAGGACTGCTGGAACTGAACTTGCTGGGGAGAATGCATTGGAGAGGTATGATGCAGGTGCATACACACAAGTTTTGGCAACAAGTAGATCAGAATCTGGCAATGGATTGACTGCATTTACATATCTAAGAATGAATAAGAAGTTGTTTGAAGGGGACAACTGGCGGCAATTAGTGGAGTTTGTTAAAAGCATGTCAGAAGGTGGTCGGAACGAAAAACTATCGGAGTGTGACTCCCATGGAACTAACCTTTACATTGGCTTTATCAAAGACAAGAGTGTTCAGAAAACTAAGGAAGCTGCTCTGGCATAA